GTAGTGAGTAAGTGTAAGAATATTCTGGGCGCATGCCGAGGACAGTTCGGCCAGGCTCACTGTAAACTTACCGGTTCTCCTTCAGGCTTCCCGATTGAAATCGGGATTCCTCCTCGGTGCCTCGTTTGTAGGGCTTCGCGAAGACGCTCCGCCCTTTGAGGTCACTGGCACTTAAGAAAGTGCCACCTTACGTCCCCCCTTGCGCGGTTTACCCGGGCGGTATGTTTTGGCAAAACCCTTCTTTTGTGTTTTAAACTACACTCTTAACATTAGCTAAGGTTTTACATATGATCTTTCACTCTAAAGGGCTACAATATCGCTTACCTTGACGCCTGCAGTGAGATCATTGTCGAAGTGTACGACCGCATTGAATGGGTAACGGAAGATCCCGATGAGGTCCTCCGAAGAGGGAGCTGCAGCGAGGGAAAGGCTTTTCCCATCCATATTTTCCTGCTTGAAATTATGTATTCTATTCCTCACTGCCCGGTAAAATCCTAAATCCGGTGACTTCTGTGTTGACATGCCAGTCTCTGAAATAAATCATTCAGCTTAATTCAATTTTTCCCGTGTGCTCAGTCAATTGCCGGACAAAGAATTATCTGTGAATTGATTCGATCCATGACCTTGCAATCGGCTCATCATCGAGTTTATAATTCCTGAATTCAATACCGGTCAATAAACCCGTTATTGAAGAGACCCAGTCTATCGCTTCTATGTTGCTTACCAGTGCAATCCGTTCAATATCTTTTTTGTGGTCGATGGCAAAACTGAGCCGATCCAGTATGGCAGAAAGCTCAGGGTAAGCTAATTCGGGAAGTTTAACAAACACCCGTATCTTTCCATGCTTTTTTATCACTTCCCTGAGTTCATTAAGCACCTCTAAATTTTCCTCCTTGGAAAACTTTCCGCTTGCTTCGTATGCCTGTATTGAGTCGTGACTCCAGTCCAGTTTTTTTATCATTATCATTCCCCGGTTATGTTTGATACAGCTCAACGATTCTTTTAATTTTTATACCGTGCATCAAGTATGCCAAAATTTCAAAGCGGAATGCCAGTCCCTCTTTTTACTGGAAACATATTTGCCTATACATCAGATAGGATGTCTACCCGAAAAAGGAATATTAATGAAAAGGGAAAAACTAATCCTCGGAATCGTACTCTTTATCTTAGGTTTTTTGGGCATACTGTCCCTTTTAACCATGGACATTCAAGTGCCCCGGGAAATGCTTGAACAATTTACTGCAGCCCAGATCAGACTGATTATTTTGCTCAACCCCACTATACTTTTAATTGTCGCCATACTTGTGGGGGTCATTCTGCACGAAAAAGTTTCTCTGGAGCTGCCTGTCATAAAAGGAATTATCAGGGGAGAAAAGAATCTGCCGATAAAGCCGATTGTGCAATACGGCATTACTGGCGGAATCATTACAGGAGTACTGCTTTTGCTCACAGGCGCCCTTTACTCTTCTCTGATCCCAATGGAATTCGCACAACTGGATGAGATACCACAACCCCTCCTTGCCAGATTGCTGTATGGTGGAATCACTGAAGAGATACTGATGCGGTTTGGTCTGATGACTCTCATCGTATGGACAGTCTCCAAAATTTCCAGGAGGTTAGATTCTTGGATATACTGGGCCGGCATCCTGACCTCTGCACTTCTTTTTGCAATCGGCCACTTTCCCATTGTTTTTCAAACCGTTGAAAATCCATCCAACATACTTTTGAGCTATATAGTGATTGGAAACTCAGCAGGCGGTGTGATTTTCGGGTGGTTGTACTGGAAAAGGGGGCTTGAAGCTGCAATTATCGCTCACATGTTTGCCCATCTGGTGATGGTAATCGGTGAGGCAGTTATGTGAGTAATGACTGGCGCCTGGGATAATTTAGCAAACAGACCGACAGATCTCCATTAAACCAAGTAAGTAAAGGGTTGTGGTTACATATGAACACCGCAAGCAGATATGACCAGTTTGCACCACTCTATGAATATGGTGAACGAATGCTTGAAATCTACCTCAGAAACAAGAGAAAATTGTTACATAAACTGATAAAAGAGAACAGGATTCTTGAGGTTGGAATCGGCAGCGGAAGGAGTATCAGCTATTACAAAGCCGGTACCAATCTCTTTGCCGGTGATCTGAGCAGAAAAATGATGCACTACGCTGTCAGGCGTTCTCTTTCCAGAGCAATCTTTTCAAAATTCTGCTCTTTTGATATTGAAAAACTCCCCTATAAAGATTCCACATTTCCCGCAGTTGTTTCTTCACTGGTATTTTGTACAGTCAATGACCCCCTTAAAGGTCTGCAGGAGATCCGGCGTGTGCTTGAACCCACAGGCAGTCTCTATATGCTTGAGCATGTAAAGCCTCAGTCAAAGGCAGCGCAAATTGTTTTTGATGCACTGAATCCGCTCTCTGTCTCTCTTATAGGTGATCACCTTACCCGAAACACATCTGAGCTGGTTAAAGATGCAGGGTTTCGTACAGTTGAAGAGTATAGCTTTGCTTTGGGGGTGTTCAGGATAGTGGTTGCTTCAAAGAAATGATCCGGCAACTGCAATCCATAGAATGTAACATTTCCCCCAAATACTGTTTTTTTGGGTTTGTGAACCAATGGTTATTAAGATTTGAAAAAGTCAGTTAACATACCTGTGTTTCGCTGGGTAGCAATGGGCGGGTGTTTAGGTGAACCTAAGACCGAGTTGTAAACGTGTGATTTTCTCCCCAAACAGGGTGGATATCGTAAACTGAGAAACTTCATGCTTATCCATGATCCAACTGTGCGCGTTTGCCAGCGCTATACAGAACGTTTCATTAAACCAAGAGACCCGATGATTCACCGCACCACCACCCGATCGCTTCCAGACCTTCCAAATGTTTCCGGTGCATACATCTCTTCTGCTTTTGCCGGTGGAACAACAAACTCTCCGGGAGTGGTGGCCAATGCATAGTACACGTAATTGTAAACACCGCCATAGAGCAGGGTTGAAAACGCCTCAGCCCGCTCATCACGCAGGTTCTGATGCTCAAACCAGCGTCCCGACCACCAGCTTCCGATTCGGTTCGATGAATCCCGCGGAAGAGTACCTGTTACTGCAAGCGCCGGATTAAGTGGTTCAAGGCCTGCGGGTATCGGGTCAACAAGCGCTACATGATATCTGCGCCCCTGTGCAACCATTTGTACCGTTACCTTTACGCGTGCTCCAGCCCTGATCACCCATGTACCATCCTCCATCTGTTCCACATCATCCTCATTATCCACACCCTCATAATGCCTCTCTACACTGAAACCGTGATCAGCAGGGGCAATTGTGAAGCTCCTGGGTGCATAGTTCATACCTACTCTGTAATAGAGGCGGCCAGTGCCATCCTTCTGAAGAATAAGATTCTGAGCTGTGTCCGTGTCTGCCAGAAAGTGCATGGGAACAGTAATCTGATGAGTTTCGGTGGTTCGTCCTTCAAAGGAGTGGTCACCCGCATACTGGGATCCAAGCCAGGCACGTGCTACAAAGTCTGGTGTCTGGGATTCATAGTTCCTGAAGTAGGAGTCCAGAGCAAGGAGCACAAAACAGTTCTCAGAAGTATTTCTCCATCGCCCTGCTCTTCTGTGTGCAAGCAATCCTCTGACAAGTTTAACGATCAGATCCGATTCCGGTTGCACCTCCATCAATGCCTCCAGTACGATGGCATCGGCGCGCCGTGAAGAGTGAAACACAAGATGATGATCATCGCCACTGAAAAACGAACGGTTAAACTGCGCAGTGGATGCAGTTTCGTGGACATGATTATTGAGATGTCTAATGATCTCCTTTACTTCGTCAGACTCGGGAGATCCGGAAAGAGCATACAAAAGCCAGCCCAGAGATTCAATGCTCCACTGTTCCAGAGGTGTGTCTTTTAGAAGAGTGCGCGCTTTGTTTTCATCGAAATCACCACCCAGAGCACGCACATACAGTGAAAATGCAAGAATGGTTCTTCGCGCGGATTGGGAGTAGTAACCGGGAATATTGCGCCTAATATTACTCAAGTAAGAATTAGTCAACTCAATACTTCTCTCCGAAACCTCATACCCTTCATTGTGAGCCCGTGTGAGGGCGTGTATTGCATGAAGTGATGTGAAAAGGTTTGCGCTCTGTCCAGGCCAGAAAGCAAACCCGCCATTGTTTCGGTTCTGACGACGTGTAAGATCCCAAATATCAGATTGTATTCTTCTTTTAATCTGCTCTGGGGTTGGTATATCAGGTACATTGAATGCATGGAGCACATCATCTAATGCGGTGGTTGCGATGATGCGTGATGCCAGAAGTTCCGAACTGGCGAACGGGTAGTTGTATAAGTAGACAAATGCATCTGTAAGAGCCTGAAGAGCGGTTGAGGACTTGGAGACCTGCACACCCCCAAACTGTGGCCATATTTCATCCGGACGTCTTATGAGGTAAAATACCGCATTGGTATCAATTGTACCATAGGTTGCAAATGATTCCGTTGTTGCGGGTGTCCACACAGGGAGTTCAAATGATACCGCATCGGAAAAACCATCTGCTGTTGTTGCCACGACCTGGAACCGTGCAGTGCCGGCAGCAACAGTTGCAGCCGGAAAATGTACTGCAGCCCGGTCCTCAGCAGGAATAGACACTCTGTAACCCTGTTTCTTCAGATCTGCATTTTGACCTCTGATGACAACATCAACGGTGAGTGTATCATCTGTTTGATTTTGCAGCACCACCGGCAGCTCAAAGTGATCACCAAAATTGAGAAATCGCGGTGGGCTTGGCCGCATTGTAAGAGGAAGGCGAGCGGTTAAGCTGTTCTCAGCTGTTCCGAAACGTTTTGGACCATCAGCTGCTACAACCATTATCCGATACCGCGTTACATTGTCCGGGAGTTTTATAATCGGGGTGAACTCACCGCTGCTGTTTGTACGCCCATTGGGAATGAATGCTGCCAGGGGGCTGAAATCTGAGCGAAAATCAGGGGCACTTACACTTAGTGCACTTCTCGTTTGCAGACCAAAACCACTGCCAAAACCACGAAGATCAAAAATATTTTCAATGAATGCAAGCCTTATAAAAGTACGGTTGTGAAAACTGCTCACCAAGGCTGGTTTCTCATTGTAGAAAAGATCAACAGGATTTCTTAATTCATAGTTCGAGAGCGCGAGCACCGCTTCATCCACCACAATCAACGTAACTTCCGCATCCGGTACCGCGTTACCCTGCCAATCTTTAACTACGACCCTGACCTCTGTACTGTCACCAGGCTGTAAATATTTTTGCTTAGGTTCTACGCTTACCTGAAGGGAACGATGTGTTGGTGGGACAGGCAGATTGATTGTACCATTTGCCAGCGCCGGGGCTTTGGGAACTGAATCAATTGTAACCGTTTCCGGTAAACACCTGTCTACCATACCTGACAGATGAACTTCAACATGAATGTTTGGCGTGTAAGCATCTTTAATAGGTATGGATATCTCCTTAACAGTTGAGTCCATCGAAAATGGCAAGTGCTCCTCAACACCAAATCGCTTTAGTATAACAGCACCCGTTGACGACCCAAAAGGCGCCTGGATCAGAAGAACAGCAGTGTCCCCGGGAGTGTAGCTGTCTTTATCCGGAACAATTGTTACTGTTTGAGTTCTGACTCTTCGGGAAGTTTGTGTGCATAGGGGCGATTCTGCACGCCTGATTGACCAGATCCACGTTCTGACCGAGGAGTAGTTCTGTCTGCCTTTTTCATCTGTTAATATTGCTGAGATTTTCCACAGTCCACTCTGTTAAGGTGTAAATTGCCAGGTTGATTCTTCTGCTGTTGACATCAGATCTGCTTGATAGTATTCCGGCTCAAAATCAGATCCCTGGGTACTGTCAAGCCTGCTTTTGATTCGCTCTGCCCTGATAGTGACCGGGATATCTCTAATGAGTTTGCTATTAACATCTGCAACAACCCAATGGACAGAGGCCTCTTTACCCGGATCATTAAACAGCCTGTCTGTTTTTAAACCAACATAATACTTAGCAGGGTGAACCAGTGCAGTCGCGTCAGATGAAATCCTCTGTCCATTGAAATCGAGCATTGTTGCACTGAAATTAAGATTGACCGGTCTGAAACCGGGAAACCCGGAAAGTTTTGCTTTAACAGTGTGCATGCCGGACACATCAGAAACACCAGAAAATTCTTCCCGCACATTTGATTGTATCCGGTTAGAACAACTGTCCCTGTCCCAAAAAGGCAAGATCTCACCGAACCTGTACTGATTCAAATTGGAAGGCCTGAAAAATGCATTTTCTGTTCTGAGAATCCAGTTTACTTCACTGCCGGCCATGGAACCACCTGCATAGTACTTACCTGTCATAGTTGCACTCAGCTCTTCTTCTGCAAAGTGAGGACCTGCGCTTAGCTCTGTGTGTGCCTCAAACTCCGGAGTTCTGAACTCCTGGATACTGAATCTATGGGTATGAGAGTGCTCTCCAATTTCCATCACGATTCGTGCCTGCCCAAGATTACATTCTGAAGGTATCGGGAAACTGAGATCAAAGCCACCACTCGGTGACAGGAGTGCTTTCCCGGAAGCAATCTCATTATCTCTTGGGTCGTTAACACTGAAGCTTAGTGTTGAATCACTATCAAGATACTCCAAATCTCCCCCAACCTGCTGTGCTATTTTGCGCACCCATCCTTTTACATAAACAGTGTCCTCCGGTCGGTAAATACCCCTGACATCAAGAACATGGAACAGTGCCTCATCCTCAGTTGATTGTCGTCCAACTTTCATAGGTAATAAAGCACGGTCATCCTTTTTCTTTACAACAATGTGTCCGGTAGCCGAATCGGGTAAACTGACAACAGCCATTCCATGGTCATCCGTTACCCCTTTATTTAAACCGGCAAATACCTCAAGACCAGAAAGTGGGTTACCTTCATCGAGTGATGTTGCCATAACATAGAGGAACTCCTGATCAGTCCAGGCATCTACTCCGATGTTGGTGGCCTGCAGCCAGGCAATTCTCTTCGGCAAATCTGAATGCGGTTCAATACCCTGCATGAACTCCACTGGTGTTGCAAACACGAACAGGTGCCCTGTGCCCTGCGGAAGATAGTCTGAAAGGTCAATGCTCGAATCTATTGTTTCATTAAGTTCACCTGTTATGCGTATAGTATCGTCAATTACAACATCACCAGGCACCCTAGCCATCCATTCATCTTTTCTCAAATCTATACTACTGTAAAATGGCCAGTGTTCCGGCTGCATGCGCCATACTCTCATTGCGACTTTTCTATAATTGACAGTACTAATACTAACAGTGGGTGGGGCAATCGGATCTACAATCTGTATTCCTGAGGTTACCACAAAACGTGGTGCCAGATTTCCAACATCTACTGTAAAGAGATTGTCTCCGGTCAGATTCTGACCAAACTCATCCATTATCTCTCTTGAAAATTCAACCGTATATTCTGTATTGGGCTGGGTATTACCACCTATTATTATTGAACGTGCAGAGAATATTGAGGGCCTTATTGATAAGCTCTCGATTTCAGGTGTAATCTTTACCATTGAGGGATCAAAGTGCACAGTATCAATTAGATTGTTGGTGTCAAAAGACCAATTATGCCGTGGCGTCCGTCTTCCCTCCGGAAAACGTTCTATCACAAGGGGTTCATACGTTCTGAAGGAAAACGACTGAGTTCGATCTGTTGGAATCGGCCCCTCAAGTGAACCCGCACCACTTTTCAGTCTGACTACAATAGTGCTTGAAAGGGGCAGGTTCTGTTCGGGAATGAGAAGAACCCAATAGTTTTCTCCGGCTTTATCAGCCATGGAGGAGATGGTATATTTATATTCATCTGAAAGCTCTCCAATTTCTCCCGGGCGAAAATCTAAAAGCGTATCGTTTGCCTCAATTTCTATTTTTTCGGCTATGCTTTGAGGATCTATTGGTTGATCAAAGGCGATAAAGACCGGTACATCAGCTCTTTTATTGTGCCCCACTGGATACCGGCCTGTCATTCTCAAAGGCGAAGTAGAGAAGTTAAAATTCCGCTGCCCACCTATCTTTTTACCGCATGTCGAAGAGAGGTTTTCATCTACAGTCAATGTATAGTGAGTAGCCTGGGGAAGGTTTTTTGCATAGGGCTCGAATATAATTGTACTTGTTCCCACCCATCTCCATGCCCCTTCAGGTTGTGGATAAAGAGAAACTGGCAGATGATCAGTGATATTATCTATTGATGTTATCTCTACCACAGGGGCACTGAATGTAACGCTTACATGTGAAACCAGATGTCTAACACGGCCTTGAGGCACTACTCTCAGAACGGTTAAGGAGTCGTTCTCAGTGCCCCTGATTTCGTTTATCTCCGGAGGAGTTAAATCCTTCTCGGATGGGAATTCACTCTTTATGACTTCACCGGTGCGGGGAATGGGTTCGGTTTTTCTGCGAACAGAAAAGGTCTCGGTCTCCGGTTCCGGCATCGGTTGAAACAGTACAGAGTGTGTTTTCATTTCAGAATCGCTCAACTCAACTATTTCCCGGTCTGCCTGAACAGAGCTTTTATACTCCGTTTCAATCTCATGGACTTCTATAATTAAAGAAGAGGTGTCTGAACTATAGGCTGTAGCGGTAAAAAGTAACTGCACAGTAAAAAAAGTCAATATACTTGCAACAAACATCCGTATCAAATGCATTGGATTTTCCTCTGTTGAGGTGAAGATCAGTGTATGAGGAAGTTAAATTATTGATCTTGGCATTGTCAATCTATGATGGAGCGCTCCGGAAGGGAATTCTCGGCAGCAAGGTTCCGGTCTACTAATTC
This Chitinispirillum alkaliphilum DNA region includes the following protein-coding sequences:
- a CDS encoding methyltransferase type 11; the encoded protein is MNTASRYDQFAPLYEYGERMLEIYLRNKRKLLHKLIKENRILEVGIGSGRSISYYKAGTNLFAGDLSRKMMHYAVRRSLSRAIFSKFCSFDIEKLPYKDSTFPAVVSSLVFCTVNDPLKGLQEIRRVLEPTGSLYMLEHVKPQSKAAQIVFDALNPLSVSLIGDHLTRNTSELVKDAGFRTVEEYSFALGVFRIVVASKK
- a CDS encoding Large extracellular alpha-helical protein, producing MPFSMDSTVKEISIPIKDAYTPNIHVEVHLSGMVDRCLPETVTIDSVPKAPALANGTINLPVPPTHRSLQVSVEPKQKYLQPGDSTEVRVVVKDWQGNAVPDAEVTLIVVDEAVLALSNYELRNPVDLFYNEKPALVSSFHNRTFIRLAFIENIFDLRGFGSGFGLQTRSALSVSAPDFRSDFSPLAAFIPNGRTNSSGEFTPIIKLPDNVTRYRIMVVAADGPKRFGTAENSLTARLPLTMRPSPPRFLNFGDHFELPVVLQNQTDDTLTVDVVIRGQNADLKKQGYRVSIPAEDRAAVHFPAATVAAGTARFQVVATTADGFSDAVSFELPVWTPATTESFATYGTIDTNAVFYLIRRPDEIWPQFGGVQVSKSSTALQALTDAFVYLYNYPFASSELLASRIIATTALDDVLHAFNVPDIPTPEQIKRRIQSDIWDLTRRQNRNNGGFAFWPGQSANLFTSLHAIHALTRAHNEGYEVSERSIELTNSYLSNIRRNIPGYYSQSARRTILAFSLYVRALGGDFDENKARTLLKDTPLEQWSIESLGWLLYALSGSPESDEVKEIIRHLNNHVHETASTAQFNRSFFSGDDHHLVFHSSRRADAIVLEALMEVQPESDLIVKLVRGLLAHRRAGRWRNTSENCFVLLALDSYFRNYESQTPDFVARAWLGSQYAGDHSFEGRTTETHQITVPMHFLADTDTAQNLILQKDGTGRLYYRVGMNYAPRSFTIAPADHGFSVERHYEGVDNEDDVEQMEDGTWVIRAGARVKVTVQMVAQGRRYHVALVDPIPAGLEPLNPALAVTGTLPRDSSNRIGSWWSGRWFEHQNLRDERAEAFSTLLYGGVYNYVYYALATTPGEFVVPPAKAEEMYAPETFGRSGSDRVVVR